From a region of the Candidatus Stygibacter australis genome:
- a CDS encoding response regulator: MEYARVEILLVEDNPNDVKLTIRALKKHNLVNEIQVVNDGAEALDYIFCTNKYAGRNIEEYPKVIFLDLKLPKVNGLEVLEKIKSDDRTRHIPVVIVTSSAEDSDLKKCYQLGANSFIVKPVDFNSFMESILKLGFYWLLLNRTPE, encoded by the coding sequence GGAATATGCAAGAGTCGAAATTCTTTTAGTGGAAGATAATCCCAATGATGTGAAACTCACCATACGGGCATTAAAAAAACATAACCTTGTAAATGAAATCCAGGTAGTAAACGATGGAGCAGAAGCCTTGGATTACATATTCTGCACAAACAAATACGCCGGGCGAAATATAGAAGAATACCCAAAAGTTATCTTTCTTGACCTTAAATTACCAAAGGTAAATGGTTTAGAAGTGCTGGAGAAGATAAAATCAGATGATAGAACCAGGCATATTCCAGTAGTGATAGTAACCTCTTCTGCAGAAGATAGCGATCTTAAGAAATGTTATCAATTGGGTGCGAACAGTTTTATTGTGAAACCTGTAGATTTCAATAGTTTTATGGAATCCATCTTGAAGCTGGGATTTTACTGGCTTCTATTGAATAGGACACCGGAATAG